A DNA window from Ficedula albicollis isolate OC2 chromosome 1, FicAlb1.5, whole genome shotgun sequence contains the following coding sequences:
- the LOC101815173 gene encoding interleukin-1 receptor type 1-like, whose product SSATLTRVKLYGQGFAYLKFSCLSWQNVGNMAAKTMFSCNIATAFLSLIIAKKCEAYDVMLKQSLVPDGQPLAIKCSLEKSLESGDYNLTWYKVGNQKAVPRDKLSRVHQQKDLIWFLPAMLEDSGDYECVIRNLTSCKKMCTKVTIFERIDGLCLNEKFAVKEVISTSSSAKAVCPHLDFFRKEKNIHPVYWYKDCQLLEGKRFVVSNSDLIILNVTVHDGGNYTCETTYTYNGKQYNISRDISLIVQLTPPKKPPEITYPRNNSIEVELGSQVTVDCNTTGADGFEVYWTGNNMNRIFASSYEGETSYDGRPMHSLKLIISEVSREDYEQPFVCQASNAFGQVASYIILKHRVPDIQRWLTGGLVSLLILTFITLIIYKIFKIDLVLWYRNSVCALTSEEDGKIYDAYVLYTKSSEGRSVCCLETFVRRILPAVLEKQCGYNLFILGRDDLPGEAVVSVADETLKQSRRLMIILGSETSRCCLLEDTSEQQLAMYNALIRDGIQVILIEMGEIRDYTSMPESIRYIKQKHGAIQWKGDFSEKSCSANTTFWKNVRYQMPSRKKVSYSEVHLLPLTSNSSAGKGS is encoded by the exons AGCTCTGCCACACTGACCAG gGTGAAACTTTATGGACAAGGCTTCGCATACCTGAAATTTAGCTGCTTATCATGGCAGAATGTG ggaAACATGGCAGcaaaaacaatgttttcttgTAACATTGCAACagcatttttgtctttaattatTGCAA AGAAATGTGAAGCCTATGATGTGATGTTGAAGCAAAGTCTTGTGCCTGATGGGCAGCCTCTTGCTATTAAATGTTCGCTGGAAAAGAGCTTGGAAAGTGGAGACTACAACTTAACATGGTACAAAGTTGGTAACCAGAAAGCTGTGCCTAGAGACAAACTGTCTAGAGTTCATCAGCAGAAGGATTTAATTTGGTTTCTTCCTGCAATGTTAGAAGATTCTGGAGATTATGAATGTGTCATAAG GAATTTGACAAGCTGCAAGAAAATGTGTACAAAAGTAACCATTTTTGAGAGGATTGATGGTTTAtgcttaaatgaaaaatttgctGTAAAGGAGGTAATATCCACCTCATCTTCGGCAAAGGCTGTGTGTCCCCACTTGgattttttcaggaaagagaagaatatTCACCCTGTTTATTGGTATAAG GactgccagctgctggaaggaaaaaggtTTGTTGTTTCAAACAGTGACCTTATAATTTTGAATGTGACTGTACATGATGGAGGAAACTATACGTGTGAAACAACATATACCTACAATGGGAAACAATATAACATTTCACGAGATATCAGTCTGATTGTTCAAT TgaccccaccaaaaaaacctccagagaTAACTTATCCAAGAAACAACTCCATTGAAGTTGAACTCG GCTCACAGGTTACTGTGGATTGCAATACAACAGGTGCTGATGGGTTTGAGGTGTACTGGACAGGCAACAATATGAACAGAATCTTTGCAAGTTCCTATGA GGGAGAAACTTCTTATGATGGGCGCCCTATGCATTCTTTGAAGCTAATAATTTCAGAAGTGAGCAGGGAAGATTATGAACAGCCTTTTGTATGTCAAGCTTCAAATGCCTTTGGGCAAGTCGCATCCTATATTATATTAAAACACAGAG TTCCTGACATACAAAGATGGCTGACTGGAGGGCTTGTCTCTTTGTTAATTTTGACATTTATCACTTTAATAATCTACAAAATTTTCAAGATTGATTTGGTGCTTTGGTACCGTAATTCTGTCTGTGCCCTTACAAGTGAGGAAG aTGGGAAAATCTACGATGCGTATGTCCTGTACACAAAAAGCAGTGAAGGCAGAAGTGTCTGTTGTCTGGAAACCTTTGTTCGTAGGATACTCCCAGCTGTTTTAGAAAAACAATGTGGCTATAACCTTTTCATATTAGGAAGGGATGATTTACCAGGAGAAG CTGTGGTCAGTGTTGCTGATGAAACCCTTAAGCAAAGCAGAAGACTGATGATTATTTTGGGATCAGAAACATCTAGGTGCTGCCTGTTAGAAGACACCTCTGAGCAACAACTAGCTATGTATAATGCTCTCATTCGTGATGGGATTCAAGTGATTCTTATAGAAATGGGTGAAATTCGGGACTACACAAGCATGCCAGAATCAATCAGATACATTAAGCAAAAACATGGAGCTATTCAATGGAAAGGGGACTTCTCAGAGAAATCTTGTTCAGCAAATACAACATTCTGGAAGAACGTGCGCTATCAAATGCCATCCAGGAAAAAGGTATCTTATTCTGAAGTGCATTTGTTGCCCCTAACTTCGAACAGTTCTGCAGGAAAGGGAAGTTAA